A genomic region of Exiguobacterium oxidotolerans JCM 12280 contains the following coding sequences:
- a CDS encoding transglutaminase TgpA family protein: protein MSRRLIWNLLAALLLASFMPPLLELTTFDSIVPFLPLLLTPLLLSHVQRRWFLSGSLLALIVSFYFILTPGEAPWRLLGEITDDVSRVINGELPGRPSFALSIGLISFLIGYLGRRTFPNRGFVVGLTVGVIGFIAYCDTWTDYSGDQFILYPILLALLLLYATEINERPTASYVRPISALLIIGVTIVAALQSPVITATWQNSWYDWTSRFEGEGTSTNTIQKVGYGSNDEQLGGPFQMDDREVFQVESEGNRYWRVETKDIYTGKGWVLSESNPEIDGRGFFSHFGDDVETREESATFELARELPFVPYNGDNVRLTADDQRQNLLINPENQKISYLDDAARQQNYQIQYAYPLFTEKLLQTDEPVKLSEMEQDRYLQLPRTLPDRVRDLAAEIVADEETPWERAKAIENYFEQENFEYNTEDVAVPEENQDYVDQFLFETKLGYCDNFSTSATVLLRAAGLPARWVKGFTGGESDVIGSAVTSYTVRNKNAHSWVEVYIEGPGWVLLEPTVSFDGAGQYTINQETDNETEQSNPQRDTETDTETATPNRPQENLLDDAQATTANQAEKRSIPVWPIIGTLLGLVFLYLFRKPIIRTAAILFFRSQIKRPEGFKRMYRFLLRRLDKQGFHYKDGRTLAELAHEVDVYYETYAMRPLTDAYERMIYGGETLSLEKKREYFENMIRRVEG from the coding sequence ATGAGTCGACGACTGATTTGGAACTTACTCGCGGCGTTACTACTTGCGAGCTTCATGCCCCCGCTACTGGAACTGACGACGTTTGACAGCATCGTTCCTTTCTTGCCGCTTCTTTTGACACCACTCCTGCTATCGCACGTCCAAAGACGGTGGTTTTTAAGTGGTAGTCTACTTGCTTTGATTGTGTCTTTTTACTTCATCTTGACACCGGGAGAAGCACCGTGGCGACTATTAGGTGAAATTACGGATGATGTATCACGTGTCATCAATGGGGAGTTGCCGGGACGACCGTCCTTCGCCTTATCGATCGGTCTAATTAGCTTTTTAATCGGCTACCTTGGTCGCCGGACCTTCCCGAATCGAGGATTTGTCGTTGGGTTGACTGTCGGTGTGATCGGTTTCATCGCCTATTGTGACACATGGACGGATTACTCGGGTGACCAGTTCATCTTGTATCCGATCCTCCTGGCATTACTGTTGTTGTATGCGACAGAAATCAATGAACGACCGACTGCCTCTTACGTTCGGCCGATTAGTGCCTTGTTGATTATCGGTGTAACGATCGTTGCAGCACTGCAAAGTCCAGTCATCACAGCGACGTGGCAAAACAGTTGGTATGATTGGACGTCACGTTTTGAAGGAGAAGGTACATCGACGAATACGATTCAAAAAGTCGGATATGGCTCGAACGATGAACAGCTCGGTGGTCCATTCCAAATGGACGACCGTGAAGTTTTCCAAGTCGAGAGCGAAGGGAACCGGTACTGGCGGGTCGAGACGAAAGATATCTATACCGGTAAAGGCTGGGTCTTATCAGAATCAAATCCTGAAATTGATGGTCGCGGCTTCTTCTCACACTTTGGCGATGACGTCGAGACACGTGAAGAGAGCGCAACGTTCGAGCTGGCTCGCGAGTTGCCGTTTGTCCCTTACAATGGAGATAACGTGCGCTTGACGGCAGATGATCAACGGCAAAATCTTTTAATCAACCCGGAAAATCAAAAAATTTCGTATCTCGACGATGCAGCACGGCAACAAAATTATCAGATTCAGTATGCGTATCCACTGTTTACTGAAAAACTACTCCAAACGGATGAACCGGTAAAACTTTCAGAAATGGAACAAGATCGTTACCTGCAACTGCCGAGAACGTTACCGGACCGGGTTCGTGATTTAGCGGCTGAGATCGTTGCTGATGAAGAAACACCGTGGGAGCGCGCGAAAGCGATTGAAAATTACTTCGAGCAAGAAAACTTTGAGTACAATACGGAAGATGTTGCTGTCCCGGAAGAAAATCAAGATTATGTCGATCAATTCTTGTTCGAGACGAAGCTCGGTTATTGTGATAACTTTTCGACTTCGGCAACTGTTTTACTACGAGCAGCTGGATTACCGGCACGCTGGGTCAAAGGCTTTACAGGTGGCGAATCCGATGTCATCGGTTCTGCTGTCACGAGTTATACGGTTCGAAACAAAAATGCCCATTCCTGGGTCGAAGTCTACATCGAAGGACCGGGTTGGGTACTGCTCGAGCCGACTGTAAGTTTTGACGGGGCAGGACAATATACGATCAATCAAGAGACTGATAACGAAACGGAACAATCAAATCCACAACGGGATACAGAAACAGATACGGAAACGGCAACACCGAACCGTCCGCAGGAAAATCTTCTCGATGACGCCCAAGCGACGACGGCGAATCAGGCGGAAAAACGTTCGATTCCCGTCTGGCCGATCATTGGTACGTTGCTCGGTCTTGTGTTCCTCTATCTGTTTAGAAAGCCAATCATACGAACGGCCGCAATTCTCTTCTTCCGTAGCCAAATCAAACGACCGGAAGGGTTCAAACGGATGTATCGCTTCTTGCTCCGACGTCTCGATAAACAAGGGTTCCATTATAAGGATGGACGGACACTCGCGGAACTTGCACATGAAGTCGATGTGTACTACGAAACGTATGCGATGCGCCCATTGACGGATGCCTACGAACGGATGATTTATGGTGGTGAAACGTTGTCACTTGAAAAGAAACGTGAATATTTCGAAAATATGATTCGTCGCGTAGAGGGTTGA
- a CDS encoding NCS2 family permease, whose protein sequence is MARFFDFDGLGTNMRTEFIAGMTTFFAMAYILFVNPNTLADAGMNPGAVFGATALVAVIGSVTMGLLANYPIALAPGMGLNAFFAYSVVIGMGIPWETALSGVLVSGLVFMVLTASGIRETIINAIPEPLKMAVAAGIGLFIAFIGLKTGGIVVANEATLVSLGNLGQGTTLLAVFGLVVSAILMTRGIKGAIFFGMILTAIAGMIFGLIPVPSSLGEIVSAPPSIAPTFGQAFLHFNEIFTVQMAVVILTFFFVDFFDTAGTLVAVANQAGLIKENKVPRAGRALIADSTATVAGSILGTSTTVSYIESSAGVAAGGRSGMTAIVTGLFFGLALFFSPLLAVITAPVTAPALIIVGVLMASSLLQIDWKKFEYAVPAFLTVIMMPLTYSIATGIAFGFLFYPITMIAKGRAKEVHPIMYAMSLGFLAYFIWLH, encoded by the coding sequence ATCGCGCGATTCTTCGACTTCGACGGACTCGGTACGAACATGCGGACAGAGTTCATCGCCGGTATGACAACATTCTTCGCGATGGCGTACATCTTATTCGTTAACCCGAATACGTTAGCAGACGCCGGGATGAATCCTGGTGCTGTCTTCGGTGCAACGGCGCTTGTCGCCGTCATCGGTTCAGTCACGATGGGCTTACTCGCGAATTATCCGATTGCTCTCGCACCCGGTATGGGACTGAACGCGTTCTTCGCCTACAGTGTCGTCATCGGCATGGGGATTCCGTGGGAAACGGCATTATCCGGTGTTTTAGTATCGGGTCTTGTCTTCATGGTACTGACGGCATCAGGGATTCGTGAAACAATCATCAATGCGATTCCAGAACCACTTAAAATGGCAGTTGCTGCCGGAATCGGTTTATTCATTGCCTTCATCGGTCTGAAAACAGGCGGCATCGTCGTCGCGAACGAAGCGACGCTCGTCTCACTCGGTAATTTGGGTCAAGGAACAACGTTACTTGCTGTGTTCGGTTTAGTCGTTTCAGCGATCTTAATGACACGCGGAATCAAAGGCGCCATCTTCTTCGGAATGATTTTGACGGCAATCGCGGGAATGATTTTTGGATTGATTCCTGTTCCGTCAAGCCTTGGTGAAATCGTTTCAGCTCCACCGAGTATCGCACCAACATTTGGACAAGCATTCCTTCACTTCAATGAAATCTTTACTGTCCAGATGGCAGTCGTCATCTTAACGTTCTTCTTCGTCGATTTCTTTGATACAGCGGGAACACTCGTTGCCGTTGCGAACCAAGCAGGATTAATTAAGGAAAATAAAGTCCCACGTGCAGGACGCGCTTTGATCGCTGACTCAACAGCAACAGTCGCAGGTTCAATCCTTGGAACATCAACGACGGTTTCATACATTGAATCAAGTGCAGGTGTCGCAGCAGGTGGTCGCTCAGGAATGACGGCAATCGTAACCGGCTTATTCTTCGGGCTTGCCTTGTTCTTCTCACCACTGCTCGCCGTCATTACGGCACCGGTCACAGCACCGGCACTCATCATCGTCGGTGTGTTGATGGCATCCTCACTTCTCCAAATCGATTGGAAGAAGTTCGAGTATGCAGTTCCAGCCTTTTTGACGGTCATCATGATGCCGCTCACGTATTCGATCGCAACGGGAATCGCATTCGGGTTCTTATTCTATCCAATCACGATGATCGCGAAAGGTCGCGCGAAAGAAGTGCACCCGATCATGTACGCCATGTCACTCGGATTCCTAGCATACTTCATCTGGTTACACTAA
- the purK gene encoding 5-(carboxyamino)imidazole ribonucleotide synthase, whose amino-acid sequence MKKIGILGGGQLGRMMALSAREMGYELLTLDPTENAPCAQITDQQIVADFTDVEAAKRLAQESDVVTYEFENISHEVAMAIGDKLVHGTELLFQTQHRIREKEMIERHGYQVAPYHAVHTVADLKEASERLGLPFVLKTARFGYDGKGQTVIRTTADLTGAIETFEPTEYVAEKWLPFDQEISVIVTRSERETRVFPVSENIHRDNILHLSIVPARISSELSQQAIDLATNIAEAVGLIGTLAIELFVVGSEIIVNELAPRPHNSGHYSIDACETSQFEQHIRAICGLPLGDTRLTTPVVMANILGQHVTALSEEQHTLSARTKVHLYGKQEAKTGRKMGHLNILADSVEEALAEVERLQIWKETVR is encoded by the coding sequence ATGAAGAAGATTGGCATCTTAGGTGGCGGTCAGCTCGGACGGATGATGGCATTATCGGCACGCGAAATGGGATATGAACTCCTGACACTCGATCCGACGGAAAATGCACCGTGCGCGCAAATCACGGATCAGCAAATCGTCGCAGACTTCACGGATGTTGAAGCAGCAAAGCGTCTAGCGCAAGAATCAGATGTCGTCACGTACGAATTCGAGAACATCTCGCACGAAGTCGCGATGGCAATCGGTGATAAGCTGGTCCACGGGACAGAGTTGTTGTTTCAGACGCAACACCGGATCCGGGAAAAAGAGATGATTGAACGACATGGTTATCAGGTCGCACCGTATCATGCTGTCCATACCGTTGCAGACTTGAAAGAAGCAAGTGAACGATTAGGATTACCTTTCGTCCTGAAGACGGCTCGCTTCGGTTATGACGGAAAAGGGCAGACGGTCATTCGGACAACAGCTGATTTAACAGGTGCCATTGAAACGTTCGAACCAACCGAATACGTCGCTGAAAAATGGTTGCCGTTTGATCAAGAAATTTCCGTCATCGTCACACGGAGCGAACGGGAAACGCGTGTCTTTCCAGTCAGCGAAAACATTCACCGGGACAACATACTCCATTTGTCGATCGTTCCGGCCCGCATTTCAAGTGAGCTGTCACAACAGGCAATTGATTTGGCAACGAACATTGCTGAAGCAGTCGGCTTGATTGGGACGCTCGCGATCGAACTCTTTGTTGTCGGTTCAGAAATCATCGTCAATGAACTGGCGCCACGCCCACATAACTCGGGGCACTATTCCATCGATGCGTGTGAGACGTCACAGTTCGAACAGCACATCCGTGCCATCTGTGGGCTCCCGCTCGGTGATACCCGCCTGACGACACCGGTCGTCATGGCGAACATCCTAGGTCAACATGTCACAGCATTATCCGAGGAACAACATACATTATCGGCACGGACGAAAGTCCACTTATATGGAAAGCAGGAAGCGAAGACAGGACGGAAGATGGGGCATTTGAACATCTTAGCGGATTCAGTCGAAGAAGCCTTAGCCGAAGTCGAGCGCCTGCAAATCTGGAAGGAGACGGTTAGATGA
- the guaA gene encoding glutamine-hydrolyzing GMP synthase, with the protein MILVLDFGGQYNQLITRRIRDLGVYSELHSHKITAAEIKDIAPAGIIFSGGPRSVYAEDAYRCDPEIFELGIPIFGICYGMQLMSQHFGGTVERAGHREYGKATLTLNDPSPMYANLPLEQTVWMSHSDLVTAVPNGFVVDGTNVSCPIASIKNEELKMYGVQYHPEVNHTMFGKELLKNFLFEVCQCTGDWSMENFIEIEIAKIKEEVGDKKVLCALSGGVDSSVVAALIHAAIGDQLTCMFVDHGLLRKGEAESVMKTFADHFHMNVIKIDAQDRFLNKLKGISDPEQKRKIIGNEFVYVFDEEASKLTDMDFLAQGTLYTDIIESGTDTAQTIKSHHNVGGLPEDMQFKLIEPINTLFKDEVRALGKELGLSDEIVWRQPFPGPGLGIRVLGEITDEKLEIVRESDFILRDEIKKAGLEREIWQYFTVLPPLRSVGVMGDERTYDYAVGIRAVTSIDGMTSDWARIPWDVLEKISVRIVNEVQNVNRVLYDVTSKPPSTIEWE; encoded by the coding sequence ATGATCCTCGTCCTCGATTTTGGAGGGCAGTACAACCAATTGATCACACGACGCATCCGTGATCTCGGAGTTTACAGTGAACTGCATTCGCACAAGATTACGGCAGCGGAAATCAAAGACATCGCACCAGCCGGTATCATCTTCTCCGGTGGACCACGCAGTGTCTACGCAGAAGACGCGTACCGCTGTGATCCGGAAATCTTCGAACTCGGGATTCCGATCTTCGGTATTTGTTACGGCATGCAGTTGATGTCGCAACACTTCGGCGGTACAGTCGAGCGTGCCGGACACCGCGAGTACGGAAAAGCGACATTGACGCTGAACGATCCGTCTCCGATGTATGCGAACTTGCCACTCGAACAGACGGTCTGGATGAGCCATAGTGATCTCGTCACAGCGGTTCCGAACGGTTTCGTCGTCGATGGGACAAACGTTTCCTGCCCGATTGCTTCAATCAAAAACGAAGAGCTGAAAATGTATGGTGTCCAGTATCACCCGGAAGTCAACCACACGATGTTCGGGAAAGAACTCTTGAAAAACTTCCTGTTCGAAGTCTGTCAGTGTACAGGCGACTGGTCGATGGAAAACTTCATCGAAATCGAAATCGCAAAGATTAAAGAAGAAGTCGGTGACAAAAAAGTCCTTTGTGCGCTTTCAGGCGGTGTCGATTCGTCCGTCGTCGCAGCACTGATTCATGCGGCAATCGGTGATCAGTTGACATGTATGTTCGTCGACCACGGTCTCTTACGTAAAGGGGAAGCGGAAAGTGTCATGAAGACATTTGCCGATCACTTCCACATGAACGTCATCAAAATCGACGCGCAAGACCGTTTCCTGAACAAATTAAAAGGGATTTCGGATCCGGAGCAAAAACGTAAAATCATCGGTAATGAGTTCGTGTACGTCTTCGACGAAGAAGCGTCGAAATTGACGGACATGGACTTCCTTGCCCAAGGTACGCTTTACACGGATATCATCGAAAGCGGAACCGATACGGCACAAACGATTAAATCGCACCACAATGTCGGTGGATTACCGGAAGACATGCAGTTCAAGTTGATTGAACCGATCAACACGTTGTTCAAGGACGAAGTCCGTGCACTCGGTAAAGAACTTGGTTTGTCGGACGAAATCGTCTGGCGTCAGCCGTTCCCGGGACCAGGTCTCGGCATTCGTGTCCTCGGTGAAATCACAGACGAGAAGCTTGAAATCGTCCGCGAATCCGATTTCATCCTCCGCGACGAAATCAAAAAAGCTGGTCTCGAACGTGAGATTTGGCAGTACTTCACGGTCTTGCCACCACTTCGTTCAGTCGGTGTCATGGGTGACGAGCGGACATACGACTATGCAGTCGGTATCCGTGCTGTTACGTCGATCGACGGCATGACGTCGGACTGGGCACGCATCCCGTGGGACGTACTCGAGAAGATTTCTGTCCGGATTGTCAACGAAGTCCAGAACGTTAACCGCGTCCTGTACGATGTGACGTCGAAACCACCTTCAACGATTGAGTGGGAATGA
- a CDS encoding DUF58 domain-containing protein: protein MKRWQIGWRYAVLLLMVTALWIYARVDGGNVASLLFYVMAGLTVYWTIFLIWPVTKAVATREVSNKMLIAGTDIPVVLQVRRKYPFLVGTVEVTEDVPEALSAERLDIRRSLRAHYRKTEQIEYVILSIRRGLYQIPGCVIEITDPFGVFMRKKLYPVETYLAIEPARLATQLPHEDDRGDGGISPVSLDLRQSSFTVVGVREYVSGDRMNQIDWKATAKRQGLMTKTFEREQERETTIVFDEGTVSDAQFERSISMLADATDQLNKRRLNYRIHLVGHAVQSLSLPLEGAKLTHYLMTAQPSRTRSFIESWEYSSKALRLSGNVLFITPDLESNNEMWMSKIRQEATVHVYTPERRGSR from the coding sequence ATGAAACGGTGGCAAATCGGCTGGCGTTATGCCGTCCTGCTCCTGATGGTCACGGCATTGTGGATTTACGCCCGTGTGGATGGTGGAAATGTAGCCTCGTTACTGTTCTACGTCATGGCAGGTTTGACTGTCTACTGGACGATTTTTTTAATCTGGCCCGTGACGAAAGCCGTCGCGACGCGAGAAGTTTCGAATAAAATGTTGATTGCTGGGACGGACATTCCTGTTGTTTTACAAGTTAGACGAAAATACCCCTTTCTTGTCGGGACCGTCGAAGTGACAGAGGACGTACCGGAAGCGTTGAGTGCGGAGCGTTTAGACATTCGGCGCTCGTTACGTGCCCATTACCGGAAGACGGAACAGATTGAATATGTCATTCTATCAATTCGTCGTGGACTGTATCAGATTCCGGGTTGTGTGATTGAAATCACGGATCCGTTCGGTGTATTCATGCGAAAAAAACTCTATCCGGTCGAAACGTATCTTGCGATTGAACCGGCACGGCTCGCGACGCAGTTGCCACATGAAGACGACCGGGGGGACGGCGGAATTTCGCCCGTCTCGCTCGATTTGCGGCAGTCATCCTTTACCGTCGTTGGAGTCCGGGAATATGTCAGTGGCGACCGGATGAACCAGATTGATTGGAAGGCAACGGCGAAACGCCAAGGTTTGATGACGAAGACATTTGAACGGGAACAAGAGCGGGAAACGACAATTGTTTTTGATGAAGGAACGGTGAGTGATGCGCAGTTCGAACGGAGCATTTCGATGCTTGCTGATGCGACCGATCAACTCAACAAACGGCGCTTGAATTACCGGATCCATCTCGTCGGTCATGCTGTCCAGTCCCTGTCGCTACCACTTGAAGGGGCGAAGCTGACACATTATTTGATGACGGCTCAACCGAGTCGGACCCGGTCCTTCATTGAGTCGTGGGAGTATTCCTCAAAAGCATTACGTCTGAGTGGAAACGTCCTCTTCATCACGCCGGACCTTGAATCGAATAACGAAATGTGGATGTCTAAAATCAGACAGGAAGCGACCGTGCATGTCTATACGCCGGAAAGGAGGGGGAGCCGATGA
- a CDS encoding proline dehydrogenase family protein produces the protein MNVLEKLTGPIFERLAVDKRLIRVARAVGLPLGGTLFVGGQTIDETFRTVRTLNAQGRAVTIDCLGEFIHSVQDAKAIADECIDVLYRLEKEQVDGQISLKLTSVGVRLDPELALMQMERILEVALQLNRRVTINMEEYEMTESILKIFRVLQFSYPNLGVALQANLHRSRFDLDQLEPMTRIVKGAYTGSKEHYIEDKAMVDANYLLLVKQNLMKGRYTQIATHDDDMIEELLDFIRQADISDECFEFQMLQGMRPQRQKELVNSGYRVVVYVPHGVDWYTYLMRRLAERPANIGFTLLSMLRL, from the coding sequence ATGAACGTGTTGGAAAAACTAACAGGTCCGATATTCGAACGACTCGCTGTCGATAAACGTCTTATTCGTGTGGCCCGAGCAGTTGGCTTACCTTTAGGGGGGACATTATTCGTAGGAGGGCAAACAATCGATGAGACGTTCCGAACAGTCCGAACGTTGAATGCGCAGGGTCGGGCAGTCACGATTGATTGTTTAGGAGAGTTTATTCACAGTGTGCAGGATGCAAAGGCGATTGCGGATGAATGCATTGATGTTTTGTACCGATTAGAGAAAGAACAAGTGGATGGACAAATTTCATTAAAGTTAACATCCGTCGGCGTGCGCTTAGATCCGGAACTCGCCCTCATGCAGATGGAGCGTATCCTTGAAGTCGCACTTCAGCTGAATCGCCGGGTGACGATCAACATGGAAGAGTACGAAATGACTGAATCGATTTTGAAAATTTTCCGTGTGCTTCAGTTCTCTTACCCGAACCTTGGCGTGGCGCTTCAAGCAAATCTGCACCGTAGTCGTTTTGACTTAGATCAACTCGAACCGATGACCCGGATCGTAAAAGGGGCATATACGGGTTCGAAGGAACATTACATCGAAGATAAGGCGATGGTAGATGCCAACTATCTTCTATTAGTAAAACAGAATTTGATGAAAGGACGTTATACGCAAATCGCAACACATGATGACGATATGATCGAGGAACTACTCGACTTTATTCGACAAGCTGACATTTCAGATGAGTGTTTTGAATTTCAAATGCTTCAAGGGATGCGACCGCAACGTCAGAAAGAGTTGGTCAATTCAGGATATCGTGTTGTCGTGTATGTACCGCACGGAGTAGACTGGTATACGTACTTGATGAGACGTCTGGCTGAACGACCTGCAAATATCGGGTTTACTTTATTGAGTATGTTAAGACTCTGA
- a CDS encoding NETI motif-containing protein produces MAKKQKLRVAVEENETISDCLDRIDAMGYRPTVRREEPIFGLDANEEPYPIRQQIIFDCKAKTESD; encoded by the coding sequence ATGGCAAAAAAACAAAAACTTCGAGTGGCTGTTGAAGAGAATGAAACAATCAGCGACTGCCTCGATCGGATTGATGCCATGGGTTATCGTCCGACTGTTCGACGTGAAGAACCGATTTTTGGATTAGATGCGAATGAAGAACCTTATCCGATTCGCCAACAGATCATTTTTGACTGTAAAGCGAAAACAGAATCTGACTGA
- the purE gene encoding 5-(carboxyamino)imidazole ribonucleotide mutase, with protein sequence MSNVEIGVIMGSQSDWSTMKATCDVLDQLNIRYEKKVVSAHRTPDLMFRYAETARERGLKLIVAGAGGAAHLPGMVAAKTTLPVIGVPIKSKALQGIDSLLSIVQMPGGVPVATVAIGEAGAKNAGLLAAQILGTVDERVARALDHMRVELEGQVIASEVHLT encoded by the coding sequence ATGAGTAATGTGGAAATCGGCGTTATTATGGGAAGCCAGTCTGACTGGTCAACAATGAAAGCGACATGTGATGTACTCGATCAGCTGAACATTCGGTACGAAAAGAAAGTGGTCTCGGCCCACCGAACACCGGACTTAATGTTCCGTTACGCAGAAACAGCGCGCGAACGAGGACTGAAGCTCATTGTTGCAGGAGCGGGTGGGGCAGCCCACTTGCCAGGAATGGTGGCAGCGAAAACAACACTCCCCGTCATCGGGGTTCCGATTAAAAGCAAAGCTCTTCAAGGGATTGATTCCTTACTCTCGATCGTCCAGATGCCGGGTGGTGTGCCTGTCGCTACGGTTGCAATCGGTGAGGCGGGGGCAAAGAACGCCGGATTACTGGCAGCACAAATTCTTGGAACAGTGGACGAGCGGGTTGCGCGAGCACTCGACCATATGCGCGTCGAACTAGAAGGACAAGTCATCGCTTCCGAGGTGCATCTGACATGA
- the purB gene encoding adenylosuccinate lyase: MIERYTRPEMKAIWTEQNKFEAWLKVEILACEAWSELGVIPKEDVKLLWDNASFDVNRINEIEQETRHDVIAFTRAVSETLGEERKWVHYGLTSTDVVDTALSYLLKQANDILAADLDRFIEILKVKANEHKYTVMMGRTHGVHAEPTTFGLKLALWYEEMKRNKVRFDAARETVEYGKMSGAVGTFANIDPFIEKYVCEKLGTKPAPVSTQTLQRDRHAHYMSTIALIATSIEKMATEIRGLQKTETREVEEFFAKGQKGSSAMPHKRNPIGSENMTGLARVIRGHMVTAYENVSLWHERDISHSSAERIILPDATGLLNYMLNRFGNIVKNLTVFPENMKRNMDRTFGVIFSGHVLLALIEKGWSREAAYDFVQPRAMQAWEEQIMFRDLLWQEQEIQQLFTEAELDACFDPTYHTSRVDEIFERCGLN; the protein is encoded by the coding sequence ATGATCGAACGGTATACACGACCTGAGATGAAAGCGATTTGGACAGAACAGAATAAATTTGAGGCTTGGTTGAAAGTCGAAATCTTAGCCTGTGAAGCGTGGAGTGAGCTTGGTGTCATTCCAAAAGAAGATGTGAAACTCCTTTGGGACAATGCCTCGTTTGATGTCAACCGCATCAATGAAATCGAGCAAGAAACACGCCATGACGTCATCGCCTTTACACGCGCTGTATCGGAGACGCTTGGTGAAGAACGTAAATGGGTCCATTACGGACTGACGTCAACGGATGTCGTCGATACGGCACTCTCGTATCTGTTGAAGCAAGCAAACGATATTCTCGCAGCGGATCTTGACCGCTTCATCGAGATCTTAAAAGTCAAAGCGAACGAACATAAATACACGGTCATGATGGGACGGACGCACGGTGTCCACGCCGAACCGACGACATTCGGTCTGAAGCTTGCCTTGTGGTACGAAGAGATGAAACGGAACAAAGTCCGCTTCGACGCTGCACGTGAGACCGTCGAATACGGAAAAATGTCAGGTGCGGTCGGAACGTTTGCGAACATCGACCCGTTCATCGAAAAATATGTCTGTGAGAAGCTTGGCACGAAACCGGCTCCGGTCTCGACGCAAACCCTGCAGCGTGATCGTCATGCCCATTACATGTCGACTATCGCGTTAATCGCAACATCGATTGAGAAGATGGCGACGGAAATTCGTGGTCTTCAAAAAACCGAAACGCGGGAAGTCGAAGAATTTTTCGCGAAAGGTCAAAAAGGATCATCCGCGATGCCACATAAACGTAACCCGATCGGTTCAGAAAACATGACAGGGCTTGCCCGAGTCATTCGTGGACACATGGTGACGGCTTACGAAAACGTCTCGCTTTGGCACGAACGGGACATTTCCCATTCGTCTGCGGAGCGGATCATTCTGCCGGACGCAACCGGTTTACTCAACTATATGTTGAACCGGTTCGGTAACATCGTCAAAAACTTGACGGTCTTCCCGGAAAACATGAAACGCAACATGGACCGGACATTTGGTGTCATCTTCTCCGGACACGTCTTACTCGCTTTGATTGAAAAAGGCTGGTCGCGTGAAGCCGCGTACGACTTCGTCCAACCACGGGCGATGCAAGCATGGGAAGAACAAATCATGTTCCGTGACTTGTTATGGCAGGAACAAGAGATTCAACAACTCTTTACAGAAGCAGAACTCGATGCTTGTTTTGATCCGACGTATCATACGAGCCGGGTCGATGAAATTTTTGAACGGTGTGGCTTGAACTAA